The stretch of DNA agtgggtactttttacatgccactggcacaggagccagtcaggtagcaatgtcattggccatgttcagatggtgctttttatgtgccaccagtatggggagccagtcagggcgagGGGGCTGGCGTTGACAAcattcggattgtgctttttacatgccaccagtacggggggggggggcagtcaggcAGCAATGGCAATGACTGAttcatgaatggtgcttattgcgtgccaccagcatggggagccagtcaggcagcactggcatcggccacaactacaattcccatacattacacataaatatatgtgatcctggagattgcttggagatacaaGTGACGTCGTATAAACCTGCCTAACCATGTGTCTTAACAGCAAGAAACTATTTGTAATTTGTATCTTTATACCTATGTACATTGACTGATATTTATCTTACACTGGATGGAGTACCTTTTTTCTGTTGACCTTACCATAACAGAACTacactctgtgtgtttgtgtttgtgtatctccttgtcttgacatcacatcatcatcatcaccatcattgtttaacgtccgttttccatgctagcatgggttggatggtttgactggggtctgggaaaccaggaggctgcaccaggctccagtctgatctggcagtgtttctacagctggatgcccttcctaacgccaaccactccttaagtgtagtgggtgcattttacgtgccactggcacaggtgccaggcgaggctggcaatgcccACGATttgttggtgcattttatgtgccaccggcacggaagccagtcaaggcggcgctggcatcagccacattcggatggtgccttttacatgccaccggcacagggatcacaactacaatttccatttgattttttgatgttgatgtacttgactcatgACGGTTGTTAATGACCCTCACATCATACAAGTGACatacatttccagtcttctgtgataaacatgtccagccatggggaaaatactatcttgcttagaaacaggtaagATGGACGTCTGGTAATAATAGAGTTTCAGAGGTTGAACAGCTGCAATGCATAGCAACACATGTTGTTCAGTGGTCAAAGTAATCAGCTATCTGTCAGAACCATTTCACATCCCATGCTTGGTTCATCAGGGTGGTCTGCTGTCACTTCGTCTGTATTACCTGGCTCTCAAGCCACTGCTGTGAAAGCTGTAACAGCTGAGGGGCATCCCTTTCAAACAGGGATACAAGTGAAAgtggatgacatcaccatcatagtGTTGGATGCCTCCAAAGTGAAGATGGCTGGCATCATTCTAAAGGAATACAAGTTGGTTGCAAGGGCCAAAATTAACACTGACAAGTCAGTGGACTTGTGGCTGGTCACCTGGAGAAGCAGGTAAATGCTGTCATATGGTATCATTGAACACTGGACTGACAGGCAAGTTAAACTGCTCAGAGAGGACACTTGGCATTGGTGTTCAAGATCTTGGATAGTGGTTTTCTACAATGGTCCCTAGAGGTCCTCCTGTATCAAGAggatcaaatcatcatcatcatcatcgtttaatgtccgctttccatgctagcatgtgttggatgatttgactgagggctggcgaacctgatggctgcaccaggctccaatcatgaCCTAGCagagtttgtacagctggatgcccttcctaacgtcaatcactccaagagtgtagtgtgtgcttttatgtgccaccgtcacaggggccagtcaggcagtactggcaacgacctcgcacaaatctttttacacatgccaccaacacaggtgccagtaaggcgatgctagtaacgatcacactcgaatggtgtcttttacgtgccaccggcatggaagccagttcgccgctctggcaacgatcatgctcagatgatgCTCTTATCAccttactagcacggggcacaagtgccagtaaggtaaggaataatcttcattttttttttatctggtgGATATAATGTATATCCTCTTTCtatgttttatctttatatataaaagtgaggttgtgtgctgtctgtctcctacgatttagattcctaactactcccacattttgcggtgcagtgtaaccaaaaccgggtatcttatagtcgtgattcatatcgagcccttctgggtattagcacgcatctacaatgagtctacaatttttaaaaatatttaccatctttttttccattttaatgcattttttcgctattatataagggaagtaactctctaaaaatgtctacgatgagtcaacaatttaaaaaaaatttaccatcatttttttccattttaatgcattttttcgctattatataagggaagtaactctctaaaaatgtctacgatgagacgatttttaaaaaatttaccatcatttttttttcccatttttaatgcatttttttgctatcttttggctataactctctaaaagtgcttatatagttatttcccttacaaacccgagcaacgccaggtgatactgctagtattgtatATAAAGCATCCTTTCTACTTTATAAAAAGGgatttttatatcatttcattGTATGTAAGTTCTCACATTTTATGTCTGTTGTTATTTTATCCCTCTCATCCATTGCCCTGGAGGCAAATGAAAGACATtatcatactctcttttactcttgtacttgtttcagtcatttgactgcggccatgctggagcaccgccttttagtcgagcaaatcgaccccgggtcttattctttgtaagcccagtacttattctatcggtctctttttgccgaactgctaagtgacggggacgtaaacacaccagcatcagttgtcaagcaatgctaaggggacaaacacagacacacaaacacacacataaatatatgtatatacatatatacaacaggcttctttcagtttccgtctaccaaatccactcacaaggcattggtcggctaggggctatagcagaagacacttgcccaagatgccacgcagtgggactgaacccggaaccatgtggttggtaagcaagctacttaccacacagccactcctgcgccgatcatcatcattttttaaaaaagtttctttattcgcTTAACTTTTCCAGATTTGTCTGTCACATCTCAGCTCCATCCCACAGCTTAGAGATGCAACACTTTTCTCAACACATGTTGTTCTAAGTActcttttctactttagacacaaggcccgaaacttttggggaagcggggaggcagtcgattagattgaccccagtatgcaactggtacttaatttgttctAATTATTGCTGCCAACTGAATACTTCCAAAAAGTTTGGTATTTGCAGCTTTTGACACCAGAATATTGCTCTCTTTGAGGTGGTCCCAAATGAACTGATTACAATTGGTACCACACTCGTTTCTGAGGCTCTGTGGATGCATTTCACTTCCCATGGTTGGTACTTCCTGACTTTCTCATCCTCTGTCACaaggccaaatatccctgaaagtttcatctgaatacaTCCAGTGGTTCTAGGGATATCTTGTCcagagaaaaacacacaaacaaacaaacaaacatgactgaaaacaatacctccaccttagcgaaggcagaggcaATAAACATATTTGAATGCAGTtctctatttaagagatgaggaattatttacattatttacattatttacatttgacggatatttgtcctcatcttttttgtttttaacacaacatttcggctgatataccctccagccttcatcaggtgtcttgggcatatgacgtagtggttaagagcatgggctactaaccccaagattctgagttcgattccaggcagtggcctgaataataataataataataacatcaaaaataccttaggaatgagaacccaggttcaaaatttccccaagacacctgatgaaggctggagggtataccagccaaAATGttgaaacaagatgaggacaaatatctgtcaaatgtaaataatgtaaataatgtacataatgtatatttgaatgctaacagagaaataaatagatgaagGAAAACACCAACTGACCAGATAAGAAAGGCACctgtattctttttctctttccaggATTTCTCTTCATTCGCTTTCTGCATCTTCAAACGTTCATTTTCTTGTTtacttttccatttctctttcaaaATTTTGTCCTTACTTTCTTTCCAAGCGTTAAAACACTGTAAGAGGAGAAAAGAGAATGTCAACCTCTGATACTACcacatactattattattatcctatgtttgacttttgctttacatttgcacaagctggctccaggtctcacccagagacctcaagagacaacaagttggaagttcatgttggtgttatgcctacggtgccatatatttggttttgtatttagtgttgtactagtgaatgtctaaaaaaaccatacgaaaattatgtttgttttaaaacttgagactacatagaaagtattttgcgtaggatatgagcagtttccattagcactatcttttgaatatctgccattttggggtttcctggtatctgagttaggtagcaatcagccccttttgctatcattcccagggcacctatgacaacaggtattgttttagttgattattattattattattattattatcattattattattattattattattattattattattattattataatgatgatgatgatgatgttgttgttgttactagtaGAGATACctggccttgctcgggattaaaatggcatagatttttattgttttacttgtttcagtcatgtgactgtggccatgctggagcaccgaccttggtcgaagaaatcaaccacaggatttattctttgtaagcctagtactcattctgtcagtgtcttttaccaaaccgctaagttacgggaatgtaaacacagcaacatcagttgtcaagacacacacacacatacacatatatatgacagtcttctttcagtttccaagtacaaaatccactcacaaggttttggtcaacctgaggctataataagcatatatatatatatatatatatatatatagggagagtttatgaaaaaaacaaaagacgaagacaggtggtgtacaaaacaaacaaatgtattagtataacgctcaggaatagaaaaagtcttttacgtttcgagcctacgctcttctacagaaagggacacagaaaaaactaggagagaaacaaggagagaaaaaatgtgtgtagtggctaccgatctatcatggcgtctgactcggacagaagggtcacacacgagagggaaagtaggggagataacaaagtaaagatgaccccccaaCATGaaggtgtgtgggtgtataagagagtatgtatgtgtgtgtgaaagagggctggtggtctggacgtgtgcatgtatgtatgtgtaggtgtgaaaatgtggggatgggtagtgtgttgtgatgtgatgtgtaatgttgcatggtgtagtgtggtgtggtgtgatgttgttgggaggtgggggaggcgagagtggagaaagcacgggtggggtgtggCTTCAGCTGAGGGTTGGTGTAGAGTTGGGATTTGTGGGTAGGTAGAGGGTGAGGGtaaaggtggggtatgtgggataGGATGGGggtgggaaggatagggaaggtggagtaggaatgtgtaggggtgggtgggcttatgggggaggggaaggtgggtatgtgagtagagagaggaggaaagagagaatgagagagagagaggaagagagggtgagagagcaagagaataagagaaaagagagaaagagggaagagagaaagagagtaggagagaagagagtaagagagaagagggaaagagagtaggggtgaagagaagtaggagtgaagagaagtatgtgtcagggcaagagaggagagttgtgtgggaggaagtaggagggagggggagagagaggagagaaggagagtgagggagcagagagaaagagagtaagagagaagagggaaagagagtaggggtgaagagatgtaggagtcggggaggaggttagatgaagaggggaggagagttgagcccaaatggcgtaaaagagcggagatagaagattaatccctgttccctgttcacatatatatatatatatatatagtagctgacatacccggtaattcccaggaatggttccattctcataattgtttcgctaatccagtaacaacaacacaaagaagtatgtagcccttaaaacagtttttgtACATTTACAGAGAATATCAAACTGCCTTACACAGggtcttgtttttaggaattcccaataagttatgaatacccaaattgtgaagtcagttatgtaataacatgaaattaattaaccTATAGTAAGAATTCCAaaaaagtagccccgaaaagggctttaatacatttccagagtatatagaacttgggatgaaatactaataaggtatgtatactaaaatcatgaaatatgttacataataacaggctaatcagatatgtgataataacaattcaaagtaattaactatgaaaaaaagcttttgtgcattcccagagaatatttccctcaggggcgctagtgttggtatattcgtaaaTAAGTCATtaactgaaataagtggatctattgtttaggagaatactatttacttgtttaagcgttgtactggataaattgagaaaataactaaaatagttcaaatactaagaaataaacatactgaaaatgaatgggttatttcccttggaagcTTAAAAATTTTACACCCATCTTTCACTCACGCCAAATGTTATTCCTCCCGCCTTTTACCCGAACattttttcaaaatcaatttataCTTAAAACCTCCCCAGACACATAAATAATGTGTACGTGAAGTTTAAGAAAAATCGGTCAAGCCGTTTTGGCACAAAACGAAgacatactgatacacacacacacacacacacagacattttcagttttaatatgtaagattaataataataataataataataatattattattaatatataaaggattgagataactcctccagaagatatagactcaaaattgatgatgatgatgatgatgatgacgacgacgacaacgacgatgatgatgatgatgatgatgatggtggtggtggtggtggtggtggtggtgatgatgatgatgatgatgatgaaggtgatggaggtggtggtggtagtggtgatgatgatgatgatgatgatgatggtggtggtggtggtggtggtggtgacgatgatctTACTTCTTTTGCTCCTTGGATTTTGttaattttctcttcattttcttttttctttttttcctcttccttttgcTTTTCCAGTTTCAACTTTGTCTTTAGAAGTGGATCTTTCTGTTGTTTCCAAACATTAAATGACACCGTGGCAACAGAcagcttttctttttgttcctggattttaaaatgtttataccTTTTCATTGAACCAAAATTTATTATGCAATGCACAACATAAAACAGACATAGACAACTAAACTAAATCcagcactatcatcattattattattattattattattattgagtgagagagcagttcatgccatcaaagtgacactggggtaaaatatacaaagcccagtatacccatcatgtctacccgtctgataaaggtacaccaggcacatgcatcacaaccatgtgtgcgcgacatggtgatctcatatcaagataaacagcgcatgaccttgcgggtggggcccagttagaaatttcttcaggttgagtagcccatgccgctcaaaaggtccctgaataagggttgtttaaggatgttgaaagaaccacccatgtttccagaggtgaattattcaaaccccaaagaatccctctcaacacatgagtatgatgctcccccactacttctgctcgtgatcagagatgcatctatcgtcagccaccaagggacatgctcaactggttatggtcacacaactgacaagcaaatctgtggtattgagcagaatatttgctgtagcccaccttttataccaagacaaaacaatgtacatgataacacttccaatcagttaagatcagaagccatgagagccactgcctggtactgcaccagggcaagttctgcatcagggcaatatcattattattatcatgatttgagcatggtcattaccagtgctgcccgactggctcccatactggtggctcgtaaaaagcaccattcaggcGTGGCAGATGCCTGAACcatctgactggctcttgtgccagtggcatgtaaaaagcacccactacactctcagagtggttggcattaggaagggcatccagctgtagaaactctaccagatcagattgatcctgatgcagcctcctggcttcccagccttcagtcaaaccgtccaacccatgccagcatggaaagcggatgttaaacgacaacgacgatgatgattatacataaagtggcaagctggcagacttgttagcactactactactaatactactacggctgctgctgatgctactactaccaccaccaccaccaccaccaccaccaccaccaccaccactactactactactactactactactactacagcagtgaggtggcagaatcattagcgtgttCGATAAAATGCTTGACTGCATTCCTTCCAGcacaacttgctataaaaacaggtagtaattttaccttgtgcttattcttagtgcaagttttgaagagtgcagttcgattttaacagctgaTATTTCAAAGctttaatggaagtgacaaaggagcatattctgcATATTTTTGCTTCATGaggtcaataaaggcaacaatgcaatggaaagtgagaggaatattaatgcagtatatggggatcggacaataagcgtaagccagtgtcaatggtggttccagaaattctgagctggaaactacagtctggaagacaagcctcatcctggaagatatGTAGAGCTCGACGAAGACATCCTGCaagccctggtggaacaaaatcccattgtaactgttgaggaactagcagagaagcttggatttggtcattcaaccagtcattcaagtcagcgctagaagaaaaacgaccatctttggtttcaagacaaaaaatGTTCTTCCATCAGAACAATACTCAACCATAAACAGcaaggatgatattccaaagactggagcagtttcaatgggaaatgatgctccacccaccatattcaccagacattgccccatctgattatcatttattctacagtcttcaaaaccatttggacagaaaaaatatgaattctgtagacaaggtcagaacagtactggaggagtgtttttcgtcacggacaaatgaattttggaagaagggccttgcaagAAGGGCCTTGCAAGAGCATTATAGAAaacgaaggagagtatattttagattaaaaaagaacagtgtttatcttaattttgaaaaataaaagaagtataaaaaaccgcattatttatgggatgacccaatatatatacaaaagggttctttcagtttctgttaacctAACCCACTtgcaagattttggtcagcctaaggctatagtagaagacacctgctatccctgtgcttatatatatatatatataatatatatatatatatatatatatatatattatgtgctatctattacttctttcagtcatttgactgcgaccatgcaggggcactgccttaaaaggcttttaatttaacaaattgaccccactaattatttattaaagtcatttgccaaactgctaagttacagggatataaacaaaccaacgccaacTACTAAACCATGGTGGAGTGAAACAAACTCATAGGCAaagatttgcacacacacacacatgcactcatgcatcaggcttccacacagtcagtttcagtctaccaaattcactgacaagacaTTGGTTGACCCAGAGCAACAAgggaagacactcgcccaaggtgctgtgcagcagaattgaacctgaaactatattTTGCTGAATGAGTTTCTTAACatcgcagccatgcctgcacctacaacaggcttcagtacagtttccatTGACAAaattacactcacaaggcataggtaAGTCAACCGAAATCCATCTCAGAAAACACAGTCCCAAAATGCTGTGCTGTGCGTTTGAACCTCAGAACCATGATGCTATGAAACTAACTTCTTAactccacaaccatcatcatcatcatcgtttaacgtccgctttccatgctggcatgggttggatgattttgactgtgggctggcgaaccagatggctgcaccaggctccagtctgatctggcagagtttctacggctggatgcccttcctaacgtcaaccactccaagactgaagtggatgcttttacgtgccactggcacgggggccagtcaggcggcactggcaacgaccatcaaaaaataaaatacaaaaccaatcaaaaattaaaatcaaaatgttgTTTTAcgtttattttctttacttcgtctttttctttttgcttttgtatCTCCTTAATCTTCTTATCCTTCACTTGGCGCCACTTCTTAAAGGTTTCTTCACGGAGTCGGGTTACATCCGATTCCTTTGGTGGATCTTCAAAGGATATTTTGGTGtctttttgtttggttttggttTTAGTTTCGACATTGGAAATTGTTctggaaataattaaattaaaaacaaatatatttaaaagaagaaaaaaaacaataaataattagaaCAATATGTTAATTGGATAGTTtaaatttatgcatgtgtgtgtatgtaatgcagTAAGAAGCAGAAtaaaagacacctgatgaagggtggagggcatatcagccaaaacattgtgttaacaacaaataagatgaggacaaatatctgtcaaatgtaaatgatgtaaataatgtaaataattatttgtaataggcgcaggagtggctgtgtggtaagcagcttgcttaccaaccacatggttccgggttcagtcccactgcgtggcatcttgggcaagtgtcttctgctatagccccgggccgaccaatgccttgtgagtggatttggtagacggaaactgaaagaagcctgtcgtatatatatatgtatatatatatgtgtgcgtgtgtgtgtttgtgtgtctgtgtttgtccccctagcattgcttgacaaccgatgctggtgtgtttaggtccccgtcacttagcggttcggcaaaagagaccgatagaataagtactcggcttacaaagaataagtcccggggtcgattagctcgactaaaggcggtgctccagcatggccgcagtcaaatgactgaaacaagtaaaagagtaaagagtaaagagagaacaaTATGTTAATTAGATAGTTtaaatttatgcatgtgtgtgggcatctgtgtatgtgtgcatgtgtgtgtgtatgtaatgcagTAAGAAGCAGAAtaaaagacacctgatgaagggtggagggcatatcagccgaaatgtgttaacaacaaataaggtgaggacaaatatctgtcaaatgtaaataatgtaaataatttctttttattcttttacttgtttcagtcatttgactgcagccatgctggagcaccaccctttttagtcgagcaaatcgacctcaggacttatacttcgtaagcctagtacttattctattggtgtctttttgccgaactgctaagttacgggaaagcaaacacactagcatcggatgtcaagcgatgttgtgggggacaaacacagacagacacacacacacacacacacacacacatatatatatgacgggcttctttcagtttctgtcgaccaaatccattcacaaggctttggtcggcccgaggctatagtagaagacacttgcccaaggtgccacgcagtgggactgaacccggaaatatgtggttaaaaaaatcgttaaaaagcGTATTGCATTTATCTTCTAAAATTTGTTAGGTTAATAGTTAATCAACTCTTTTCGTCAAGGTACCCGCTAATTTACAAGTAACCTAATAACTAGAacaaaattaattgtaaaaaatGTACTTACTTTTGGGTTTGGAGAGATTGGGGTTGTAATTCCTTCGAAACAGACTCTTTTCTCTTTGTGTCCTCACTTAATAGATCAGCTAACTGTGCAAAGTCTTCCTGTTGGTTGTTTGGACTAAGGGTTCTCTCAGACTGTTCTGATTGTCGTCTCTGCTTACGAGGCTTCACTTTTGGTTTGTCAATATCAATACTGGAACCATCTAATAATGCGGTGGCACCATTCTTGGAGATTTCACTTCTCTCTTCTGAATTGTTGTCGTTAAAATGGTTCTCTGATTTGAAATTCTCTTCTTGATATTCTGTGGCCCCTTTTTCATTTTCAACAGATCCAGCCATTTTCTGAACTGTTTCTTCTGCTTTACTGCTTTTACGTTTGAGCAAACTCGaaaggatatcatcatcatcatcgtcgtcataatagTTAGAAAATTTCTTCTTTGGCGCTTTATCTTCTGCATCTGCTTCAAGAGTTTCTCGTTGACTCTCAGAGATAGAATCTTTCGTCTTAAAAGCGCCAGGCTCTTCTCGTAAGCTACTGTTGATGTCGTCTTCATTACTCTCATCTAGCTTTTGTAAGGAATTATATTTTGACTTCTGATTGCTTGTTTCAAGAAACGGTTCTTCAGAAAAGCCATTTTCTCCAAGAATATCGGATAAACTTTTACTTGGTTTAGAATTTTTATTGGCGGGAGAAGAAACAGAATCTGTTTTATGAATTCTTGGTGTTGGTCtgtaagagtaaaaaaaaaaaagtaatttaatCTTAGAAGCCAAATCTTTTGCATCTTTTAGTCAATAgaatgtggccattctggggcactgccttttaaAGTTTTTAGACAAATGGATTGGCACCAGTACTCaatttgttaagcctggtatttattccatcagtctcttttgctgaactgctaaattacagggacataaacacactaacactgttgggaggtgggggggggggcgagagtgggaaagcacgggtggggtgtgggttcagctgagggttggggtagagttgggATTTGTGTgtaggcacataaaaagcaccattcaaacatggtcgatgccaggtctgccttactggctcctgtgccggtgacacataaaaatcaccaaccaatcatggcagatgccagtagccc from Octopus sinensis linkage group LG2, ASM634580v1, whole genome shotgun sequence encodes:
- the LOC115232647 gene encoding microtubule-associated protein 9 isoform X1, which gives rise to MMDEIEETPHKPKKDSFQLELEAKMEERRGRGFGAGFSPRDSNNSSYSKDEDNLPHVGMDKHKAMSGIESKQKSFNFNDTLRFDSTRSIFDKHANIINKTSDTDFSLKSNQYRSPLRSNDISGRNSEMKRSLWRDSNIEDVLNSSTDSTQTKKEFQSNRLEMLPEHSLSRKGTDLSSSEDQSLLAESLQSCSETDLPRHRFLKSTKTMQEAKNDKRETTATPSPIPTPRIHKTDSVSSPANKNSKPSKSLSDILGENGFSEEPFLETSNQKSKYNSLQKLDESNEDDINSSLREEPGAFKTKDSISESQRETLEADAEDKAPKKKFSNYYDDDDDDDILSSLLKRKSSKAEETVQKMAGSVENEKGATEYQEENFKSENHFNDNNSEERSEISKNGATALLDGSSIDIDKPKVKPRKQRRQSEQSERTLSPNNQQEDFAQLADLLSEDTKRKESVSKELQPQSLQTQKTISNVETKTKTKQKDTKISFEDPPKESDVTRLREETFKKWRQVKDKKIKEIQKQKEKDEVKKINEQKEKLSVATVSFNVWKQQKDPLLKTKLKLEKQKEEEKKKKENEEKINKIQGAKECFNAWKESKDKILKEKWKSKQENERLKMQKANEEKSWKEKKNTGAFLIWKQRKENILHEAKLNQKQKLEMTLKEKETIKLEKEMLSYASYKQWLIRKQEENEKEATSKKQQQNMNYFEPKLAWRPPSRTMKWT
- the LOC115232647 gene encoding microtubule-associated protein 9 isoform X4, producing the protein MDKHKAMSGIESKQKSFNFNDTLRFDSTRSIFDKHANIINKTSDTDFSLKSNQYRSPLRSNDISGRNSEMKRSLWRDSNIEDVLNSSTDSTQTKKEFQSNRLEMLPEHSLSRKGTDLSSSEDQSLLAESLQSCSETDLPRHRFLKSTKTMQEAKNDKRETTATPSPIPTPRIHKTDSVSSPANKNSKPSKSLSDILGENGFSEEPFLETSNQKSKYNSLQKLDESNEDDINSSLREEPGAFKTKDSISESQRETLEADAEDKAPKKKFSNYYDDDDDDDILSSLLKRKSSKAEETVQKMAGSVENEKGATEYQEENFKSENHFNDNNSEERSEISKNGATALLDGSSIDIDKPKVKPRKQRRQSEQSERTLSPNNQQEDFAQLADLLSEDTKRKESVSKELQPQSLQTQKTISNVETKTKTKQKDTKISFEDPPKESDVTRLREETFKKWRQVKDKKIKEIQKQKEKDEVKKINEQKEKLSVATVSFNVWKQQKDPLLKTKLKLEKQKEEEKKKKENEEKINKIQGAKECFNAWKESKDKILKEKWKSKQENERLKMQKANEEKSWKEKKNTGAFLIWKQRKENILHEAKLNQKQKLEMTLKEKETIKLEKEMLSYASYKQWLIRKQEENEKEATSKKQQQNMNYFEPKLAWRPPSRTMKWT
- the LOC115232647 gene encoding calponin homology domain-containing protein DDB_G0272472 isoform X3, whose protein sequence is MMDEIEETPHKPKKDSFQLELEAKMEERRGRGFGAGFSPRDSNNSSYSKDEDNLPHVGMDKHKAMSGIESKQKSFNFNDTLRFDSTRSIFDKHANIINKTSDTDFSLKSNQYRSPLRSNDISGRNSEMKRSLWRDSNIEDVLNSSTDSTQTKKEFQSNRKGTDLSSSEDQSLLAESLQSCSETDLPRHRFLKSTKTMQEAKNDKRETTATPSPIPTPRIHKTDSVSSPANKNSKPSKSLSDILGENGFSEEPFLETSNQKSKYNSLQKLDESNEDDINSSLREEPGAFKTKDSISESQRETLEADAEDKAPKKKFSNYYDDDDDDDILSSLLKRKSSKAEETVQKMAGSVENEKGATEYQEENFKSENHFNDNNSEERSEISKNGATALLDGSSIDIDKPKVKPRKQRRQSEQSERTLSPNNQQEDFAQLADLLSEDTKRKESVSKELQPQSLQTQKTISNVETKTKTKQKDTKISFEDPPKESDVTRLREETFKKWRQVKDKKIKEIQKQKEKDEVKKINEQKEKLSVATVSFNVWKQQKDPLLKTKLKLEKQKEEEKKKKENEEKINKIQGAKECFNAWKESKDKILKEKWKSKQENERLKMQKANEEKSWKEKKNTGAFLIWKQRKENILHEAKLNQKQKLEMTLKEKETIKLEKEMLSYASYKQWLIRKQEENEKEATSKKQQQNMNYFEPKLAWRPPSRTMKWT